In a genomic window of Bradyrhizobium sp. LLZ17:
- a CDS encoding ABC transporter permease: MAELKPQSALSKMLNAAWIRPFLFLVFIVVAWDLAIRIFKIPAYQIPAPADVVAVLRTDWPELLRQSWPTTYATVCGFALSALFGIPIAMLIAGSKTVESYVYPLLVFSQSVPKIAIAPLFVVWFGFGIIPKVISAFLLGFFPVVVSAVQGFKSVDPDMVDLARAMQGSRFQVFCAVNLPHALPAIFSGLKVSVTLAVVGAVVGEFVGSNSGIGYVMQRSIGTFDLPTMFAALVILALLGVILFWIVDRVEKLVIPWHVSQREDVIFAS, encoded by the coding sequence GTGGCTGAATTGAAGCCGCAAAGTGCGCTGTCCAAGATGCTGAATGCGGCCTGGATCCGGCCGTTTCTGTTCCTGGTGTTCATCGTCGTGGCCTGGGATCTCGCGATCCGCATCTTCAAGATCCCCGCCTACCAAATCCCGGCGCCGGCCGACGTCGTCGCGGTGCTGCGCACCGACTGGCCGGAACTGTTGCGACAATCCTGGCCGACGACCTATGCAACCGTCTGCGGTTTCGCGCTCTCGGCGCTGTTCGGCATCCCGATCGCGATGCTGATCGCGGGCTCGAAGACGGTGGAGAGCTACGTCTATCCGCTGCTGGTGTTCTCCCAATCCGTGCCGAAGATCGCGATCGCGCCCTTGTTCGTGGTCTGGTTCGGCTTCGGCATCATTCCAAAAGTGATCTCGGCCTTCCTGCTCGGCTTCTTTCCTGTGGTGGTCTCGGCGGTGCAGGGCTTCAAGTCTGTCGATCCCGACATGGTCGATCTCGCCCGCGCCATGCAGGGCAGCCGGTTCCAGGTGTTCTGCGCGGTGAACCTGCCGCATGCACTGCCTGCGATCTTCTCCGGCCTCAAGGTCTCCGTAACGCTTGCCGTGGTCGGCGCCGTCGTCGGCGAGTTCGTCGGCTCCAATTCCGGCATTGGCTATGTGATGCAGCGCTCGATCGGAACCTTCGACCTGCCGACCATGTTCGCTGCGCTCGTGATTCTGGCGCTGCTCGGCGTCATCCTGTTCTGGATCGTCGACCGGGTCGAGAAGCTGGTCATTCCCTGGCATGTCAGCCAGCGCGAGGACGTGATTTTCGCCTCTTGA
- a CDS encoding TetR family transcriptional regulator gives MAKAKRTLTWQRDPEGMRLRILEAAKQEFAAHGLAGARVDRIAASAGANKRMLYYHVGNKDELYLAVLEGAYDKIRSEERGLDLEHLDPPEAIRRLIEFTWNYFLRNPEFLSLLQTENLARAKHLKRSTKVKSMHSPFVEMIRTVVRRGVESGDFQVAIDPVQLYISIAGLCFFYLSNSATLSVIFGRDLLDKKAKDERLAHMVGLVLAALTGRSAEMLDVVKAPKKRAAVAQTL, from the coding sequence TTGGCCAAGGCAAAGCGAACTCTGACATGGCAGCGCGATCCCGAAGGGATGCGGCTGCGCATTCTCGAGGCCGCCAAGCAGGAGTTTGCGGCGCACGGGCTCGCCGGCGCGCGTGTCGACCGCATCGCGGCGAGCGCCGGCGCCAACAAGCGCATGCTTTATTATCACGTCGGCAACAAGGACGAGCTCTACCTCGCGGTGCTCGAAGGCGCCTATGATAAGATCCGCAGCGAGGAGCGGGGACTTGATCTCGAGCATCTCGATCCGCCCGAGGCGATCCGGCGCCTGATCGAGTTCACCTGGAATTATTTTCTGCGCAACCCGGAATTCCTGTCGCTGCTGCAGACCGAGAACCTCGCGCGGGCAAAGCATCTGAAGCGCTCGACCAAGGTCAAGTCGATGCATTCGCCCTTCGTCGAGATGATTCGCACCGTGGTGCGGCGCGGCGTCGAGAGCGGCGACTTCCAGGTCGCGATCGATCCGGTGCAGCTCTACATTTCGATCGCAGGGCTTTGCTTCTTCTACCTCTCGAATTCGGCCACGTTGAGCGTAATCTTCGGCCGCGATTTGCTGGACAAGAAAGCCAAGGACGAGCGGCTCGCGCACATGGTCGGCCTGGTGCTGGCGGCGCTGACAGGGCGCTCGGCGGAAATGCTGGACGTCGTGAAAGCGCCGAAAAAGCGCGCCGCGGTGGCGCAGACGCTGTAG
- a CDS encoding VOC family protein: protein MITGLDHVVALVQDIGAAKAAYQTLLGRAPAWQNSGEGADRVLFTLANMTIELMAPSGVGVAADRMRAVLDDGEGVLASLCFRVADIGKMHRRLDRVALKPDPIAEVESSDAATGAVLHWKRTRAATEFARGVRMFFLELAGERPLSAATDVAPIDGLDHVVITTEDSDRAAALYGARLGLDLALDRSHQDWGQLMFFRCGDLVVELVRRPVAGGDSNHDRLWGLSWRVADIDATRARLIASGLDVSEVRNGRKPGTRIMTVRNGTCGIQTVLLERSPKPVV, encoded by the coding sequence ATGATCACCGGCCTCGATCACGTCGTCGCTCTGGTCCAGGACATCGGTGCGGCCAAGGCGGCCTACCAGACGCTGCTGGGGCGCGCGCCGGCCTGGCAGAACTCCGGCGAGGGCGCCGATCGCGTGCTGTTCACGCTTGCGAATATGACGATCGAGCTGATGGCGCCGAGTGGTGTCGGCGTGGCCGCCGACCGGATGCGCGCGGTGCTCGACGACGGCGAGGGCGTGCTCGCCAGCCTGTGCTTTCGTGTCGCTGACATCGGCAAGATGCACCGGCGGCTCGATCGGGTGGCGCTCAAGCCGGATCCGATCGCCGAGGTCGAAAGCAGCGATGCTGCGACCGGCGCGGTGCTGCACTGGAAGCGCACGCGCGCCGCGACGGAGTTCGCGCGCGGCGTGCGCATGTTTTTCCTCGAGCTTGCCGGCGAGCGCCCGCTCTCCGCGGCGACCGACGTCGCGCCGATCGATGGCCTCGATCACGTCGTGATCACCACGGAAGATTCCGATCGTGCAGCGGCGCTCTATGGCGCGCGGCTCGGGCTCGATCTGGCCCTCGATCGCTCGCACCAGGACTGGGGCCAGCTGATGTTCTTCCGCTGCGGCGACCTCGTCGTCGAACTGGTGCGCCGTCCCGTGGCCGGTGGCGATTCCAATCACGACCGTCTCTGGGGCCTGAGCTGGCGGGTCGCCGACATCGACGCGACCCGTGCTCGCCTGATCGCGAGCGGACTCGACGTCAGCGAAGTGCGCAACGGCCGCAAGCCGGGCACGCGGATCATGACAGTCAGGAACGGCACCTGCGGGATCCAGACCGTGCTGCTGGAGCGTTCGCCGAAGCCGGTGGTGTAG
- a CDS encoding sugar kinase → MQALFIGQTYIDVVFITDHMPTGDEKHVASDYAVSFGGNAVTAAFCCAKLGIVPDLIATAANDWLGRMFMDMCAKYGISLHGRKVNQSSLSFIMPKDGKRAIVRCRDDDHIHPFPMLNLGGCRALHIDGHQPDAAIHYAKVCREAGILTSLDGGGLRTNTHELLEFIDVAIVAERLCEQMDLTPDKMLEYLKSRGCKIGGITMGEKGLLWYNETGTVEIMPAMPIPRERVIDTNGAGDVFHGAYVYSYLAHPGKSWREHFDFARAASTFKIQRLGNEAGLPTLVDIAKVRHEFEVRV, encoded by the coding sequence ATGCAGGCTCTCTTTATCGGACAGACCTATATCGACGTCGTCTTCATCACCGACCACATGCCGACCGGCGACGAGAAGCACGTGGCCTCGGACTATGCGGTTTCCTTCGGCGGCAATGCGGTGACGGCGGCGTTCTGCTGCGCCAAGCTCGGCATCGTGCCCGATCTGATCGCAACCGCAGCCAATGACTGGCTCGGCCGCATGTTCATGGACATGTGCGCGAAATACGGCATCTCGCTGCATGGCCGGAAGGTGAACCAGTCGTCGCTGTCCTTCATCATGCCCAAGGACGGCAAGCGCGCCATCGTGCGCTGCCGCGACGATGACCACATCCATCCGTTCCCGATGCTCAATCTCGGCGGCTGCCGGGCGCTGCACATCGATGGCCACCAGCCCGATGCCGCGATCCACTACGCCAAGGTGTGCCGCGAGGCCGGCATCTTGACCTCGCTGGACGGCGGCGGCCTGCGCACCAACACGCATGAGCTGCTGGAATTCATCGACGTCGCGATCGTGGCCGAGCGGCTGTGCGAGCAGATGGATCTGACGCCGGATAAGATGCTGGAATACCTCAAGAGCCGCGGCTGCAAGATCGGCGGCATCACCATGGGCGAGAAGGGCCTGCTCTGGTACAACGAGACCGGCACGGTCGAGATCATGCCGGCCATGCCGATCCCGCGCGAGCGGGTGATCGACACCAATGGCGCCGGCGACGTGTTTCATGGCGCCTATGTCTATTCCTATCTGGCCCATCCCGGCAAAAGCTGGCGCGAGCATTTCGACTTTGCGCGGGCCGCCTCGACCTTCAAGATTCAGCGCCTCGGCAACGAGGCGGGATTGCCGACCCTTGTCGACATCGCCAAGGTCAGGCACGAGTTCGAGGTCAGGGTCTAG
- a CDS encoding NAD(P)/FAD-dependent oxidoreductase, translating into MTDGPVVIVGAGHGGYQVAASLRQAGFSGRICLINDEAHLPYQRPPLSKAYIKGSAGPDSLMFRPEKFYHEQTIDLIAGRAVSIDRPGRKVLLASGETLPYWHLVLATGARNRLLDLPNANLPDVKYLRILDESEALRNILPSKTRAVIIGAGFIGLEFAATARIKGLEVDVLELAPRVMARAVTAEVSEYFQARHREAGIRIHLGVQATSIEAEGGTVTGVSLSDGRHLPADLVVVGVGVLPNIELAAEAGLPVAAGIIVDEYLSTSDPDISAIGDCALFASPRFGGSLRVESVQNATDHARCLAARLTGDRKIYDSHPWFWSDQGDDKLQIAGLTTGYDRVVLRGDPARMAFSAFCYKGDRLLGIESINRAGDHMFGRRLFGMDRSITPEQAADESFDLKGALA; encoded by the coding sequence ATGACGGATGGTCCGGTGGTCATTGTCGGAGCCGGCCATGGCGGCTATCAGGTCGCGGCATCCCTGCGCCAGGCCGGCTTTTCCGGTCGCATCTGCCTGATCAACGACGAGGCGCATCTGCCGTATCAGCGGCCGCCTTTGTCGAAAGCCTACATCAAGGGATCGGCCGGGCCGGACAGCCTGATGTTCCGGCCGGAGAAATTCTATCACGAGCAGACGATCGATCTGATCGCGGGCCGTGCCGTCTCGATCGACCGCCCGGGGCGAAAAGTCCTGCTCGCGTCGGGCGAGACGCTTCCCTACTGGCATCTCGTGCTGGCGACTGGCGCGCGCAACCGGCTGCTTGATCTGCCGAATGCGAATCTGCCCGACGTGAAATACTTGCGCATTCTCGACGAGAGCGAGGCACTGAGAAACATCCTTCCGTCGAAAACGCGCGCCGTGATCATCGGCGCTGGCTTTATCGGTCTTGAATTCGCGGCGACCGCGCGGATCAAGGGCCTCGAAGTCGACGTGCTCGAGCTTGCTCCGCGCGTGATGGCGCGCGCGGTGACGGCCGAGGTCTCCGAGTATTTTCAGGCGCGGCATCGTGAGGCCGGCATCCGCATTCACCTTGGCGTGCAGGCAACCTCGATCGAGGCTGAGGGTGGCACGGTCACCGGTGTTTCCTTGAGCGACGGCCGGCATCTGCCGGCCGACCTCGTGGTGGTCGGCGTCGGTGTGCTGCCGAACATCGAGCTCGCGGCCGAGGCGGGGCTGCCGGTCGCCGCCGGCATCATCGTCGACGAATATCTCTCGACCTCGGATCCCGACATTTCGGCGATCGGAGATTGCGCGCTGTTCGCGAGTCCGCGCTTCGGTGGATCGCTGCGGGTGGAGTCGGTGCAGAACGCCACCGACCACGCCCGTTGTCTGGCGGCGCGGCTGACCGGCGACAGGAAAATCTATGACAGCCATCCCTGGTTCTGGAGCGATCAGGGCGACGACAAGCTCCAGATCGCCGGGCTCACCACCGGCTACGACCGCGTCGTGCTGCGCGGCGATCCCGCCAGGATGGCGTTCTCGGCGTTCTGCTACAAGGGTGACAGGCTGCTCGGCATCGAGTCCATCAACCGCGCCGGCGATCACATGTTCGGCCGCCGCCTGTTCGGCATGGACCGCTCGATCACCCCGGAGCAGGCGGCGGATGAGAGCTTTGATCTGAAGGGCGCGCTGGCTTGA
- a CDS encoding enoyl-CoA hydratase/isomerase family protein codes for MPAPVSQPDDPALLRIDGAIATITLNRPTAFNSINLAIAQKLEQLASYVESDDAIRVLVIEGEGRAFSAGGDLQTIGAAAEANTVTQVVGQLLKHYHAFIETVRRMPKISLSSVHGSAAGAGMGLAFVTDLCIAAEDAKFTPAYAKIGVSPDGGSTVGIVGTVGSRRALQIFLSEDNFTAQQAHEWGLVAKIVPATELKAATRQFAERLAQNPPAAIAGTKSLVNQAATTPVKQQLEAEEHKIIMAMNTDDFRVAVKKFTSKSK; via the coding sequence ATGCCAGCTCCCGTCTCCCAACCCGATGATCCCGCTCTGCTGCGAATCGACGGCGCGATTGCGACCATCACGCTCAACCGCCCCACCGCGTTCAATTCGATCAATCTCGCGATCGCACAGAAGCTCGAACAGCTCGCTTCCTATGTCGAAAGCGACGACGCAATCAGGGTTTTGGTGATCGAGGGCGAAGGCCGCGCCTTCTCGGCTGGCGGCGATCTGCAGACGATCGGCGCCGCCGCCGAGGCCAACACGGTGACGCAGGTGGTGGGCCAGTTGCTCAAGCACTATCACGCCTTCATCGAGACGGTCCGGCGCATGCCGAAGATTTCGCTGTCCAGCGTCCACGGCTCGGCCGCCGGCGCCGGCATGGGGCTCGCCTTCGTCACCGACCTCTGCATCGCCGCGGAAGACGCCAAATTCACGCCGGCCTATGCCAAGATCGGCGTCTCGCCGGATGGCGGCTCAACGGTCGGTATCGTCGGCACGGTCGGCTCCCGCCGTGCGCTGCAAATCTTCCTGTCCGAAGACAATTTTACCGCGCAACAGGCCCATGAATGGGGCCTCGTCGCCAAGATCGTTCCCGCCACCGAGCTGAAGGCCGCGACGCGGCAGTTCGCCGAACGCCTGGCGCAAAACCCGCCGGCGGCGATTGCCGGCACCAAATCGCTGGTTAACCAGGCCGCCACCACACCGGTGAAGCAGCAGCTCGAGGCCGAGGAGCATAAAATCATCATGGCGATGAACACGGACGACTTCCGCGTCGCGGTGAAGAAGTTCACGAGCAAGAGCAAGTAG
- a CDS encoding TRAP transporter large permease — translation MSAPVVLVLMSVCFLSFGYLGVPVPFSLMAGVFIGAILSDVSLAAIIQKIFDGVDSEALLAIPFFLLVGELMSSANVVVRIANLSVSLVGHIRGGLSQVVVVFSMFFSEMSGSTTADVAVMSRALGGPMKREGYEPAFIAAIIASASTIAALVPPSITAVVYGAVGNVSIAGLFMAGVVPGLMIGFGLMIYCYFFGPSGLRKPRAPLRQVVFAAGDAALPLMIPVILLGGILTGWFTPTEAGVVAVAWIILVVIPALNRGHIKKIPYDFCLAGLIFSLPLITIGAANAFGWMLAYLRGASYIADVITSIAGNDPHLIMLLMVLLFTVVGDFIEPVPTIIIFMPLVNALTEAGDINGVHMGVVLIATLAFGLITPPYGLVLLMASKFVGVSFAKALRAALPIYLVFFATIAFAIYFPSVVLWLPRYVLPESVGCFKSPAGTGYICPH, via the coding sequence GTGAGCGCACCCGTCGTCCTTGTGTTGATGTCAGTCTGCTTCCTGTCGTTCGGCTATCTCGGCGTGCCCGTGCCGTTCTCGCTGATGGCCGGCGTCTTCATCGGCGCGATCCTGTCGGATGTCTCGCTTGCCGCGATCATCCAGAAGATCTTCGACGGCGTCGATTCCGAGGCGCTGCTGGCCATCCCGTTCTTCCTCCTGGTCGGCGAGCTCATGAGCTCCGCGAATGTCGTGGTGCGGATCGCGAATCTCTCGGTGTCGCTGGTCGGGCATATCAGGGGTGGGCTGTCGCAGGTCGTGGTCGTCTTCAGCATGTTCTTCTCGGAGATGTCGGGCTCGACCACCGCCGACGTTGCGGTGATGAGCCGCGCGCTCGGCGGCCCGATGAAGCGCGAGGGTTATGAACCTGCCTTCATTGCCGCCATCATCGCCTCCGCCTCGACCATCGCGGCACTGGTGCCGCCGAGTATCACCGCCGTTGTCTATGGCGCCGTCGGCAATGTCTCGATCGCCGGCCTGTTTATGGCGGGCGTGGTGCCGGGTCTGATGATCGGCTTCGGGCTGATGATCTATTGCTACTTCTTCGGTCCTTCCGGCTTGCGCAAGCCCCGCGCGCCGTTGCGGCAGGTGGTGTTCGCCGCCGGTGACGCGGCGTTACCCCTGATGATCCCGGTCATTTTGTTGGGCGGCATTCTGACCGGCTGGTTCACGCCAACGGAAGCCGGCGTCGTCGCCGTGGCCTGGATCATCCTCGTTGTGATCCCCGCGCTCAACCGCGGGCATATCAAGAAGATCCCCTATGATTTCTGCCTCGCGGGGCTGATCTTTTCGCTGCCGCTGATCACGATCGGCGCCGCCAACGCCTTCGGCTGGATGCTGGCTTATTTGCGCGGCGCGAGTTATATCGCCGATGTGATCACCTCGATCGCCGGCAACGATCCGCATCTGATCATGCTGCTGATGGTGCTGCTGTTCACCGTGGTCGGAGACTTCATCGAGCCGGTGCCGACCATCATCATCTTCATGCCGCTGGTCAATGCGCTGACCGAGGCCGGCGACATCAACGGCGTGCACATGGGCGTAGTGCTGATCGCGACACTCGCCTTCGGCCTGATCACGCCGCCTTACGGATTGGTGCTGCTGATGGCGTCAAAATTCGTCGGCGTCAGCTTTGCGAAAGCGCTACGCGCGGCGCTGCCGATCTACCTGGTGTTCTTCGCCACGATCGCGTTTGCGATCTACTTCCCGAGCGTTGTGCTGTGGCTGCCGCGGTACGTGCTCCCGGAATCAGTCGGCTGCTTCAAGTCGCCGGCCGGCACGGGGTATATCTGTCCGCATTGA
- a CDS encoding TRAP transporter small permease, whose protein sequence is MPIADKLVLQRQRHLKWRSLDWLELALMILCGVLCFGFSLSVTADIVTRTIGHPWLWLQEVTSTLFIYAIFIGTAAATRRNDHLYLTAISEAMHGTPRIVVEIIIRLVVLGVAFCLIWYGYQNYLRGFGSFRLPSGTPIASLYAIIPLSGVLIGLFTIEQLVNGLRNGFDHPEPPDEDAAPAVADAQMTVRP, encoded by the coding sequence ATGCCCATCGCCGACAAGCTCGTGTTGCAACGCCAGCGCCACCTGAAATGGCGGTCGCTCGACTGGCTCGAGCTGGCGCTGATGATCCTCTGTGGCGTGCTGTGCTTCGGCTTCTCGCTGTCGGTCACTGCCGACATCGTCACCCGCACCATCGGCCATCCCTGGCTGTGGCTGCAGGAAGTCACCTCGACGTTGTTCATCTACGCGATCTTCATCGGGACCGCGGCCGCGACCCGGCGCAACGATCATCTCTATCTCACCGCCATCTCCGAGGCGATGCACGGCACGCCGCGGATCGTCGTCGAGATCATCATTCGCCTGGTCGTGCTCGGCGTCGCCTTCTGCCTGATCTGGTATGGCTACCAGAACTATCTCCGCGGCTTCGGCAGCTTCCGCCTGCCGTCGGGCACGCCGATCGCCTCGCTCTATGCCATCATCCCGCTGTCAGGCGTGCTGATCGGATTGTTCACGATCGAGCAGCTCGTCAACGGCCTGCGCAACGGCTTTGACCATCCGGAGCCGCCGGACGAGGACGCCGCGCCCGCCGTCGCCGACGCCCAGATGACGGTGCGGCCGTGA
- a CDS encoding TRAP transporter substrate-binding protein translates to MIARSLLGLAATAAVVFVTSASAQEVKHYRFAYDQPKSTGYGILGDIFSEKLKALSKGTMLIDQYPGAQLGQEPQVLQLVKAGDLEFCISSSANAATLSPQAGVMSMHYLFRSEDHLIKAMANPEVAKAVKAMIAETVQGTHVIALATLGLRNMYSKREIKKVEDMKGLKVRVQATPTEDTMFPAYGAQIVHMPFGSVYTSLQTGVVDVAENGVNVYLANKHYEVAPVLSMTEHEANNSLVWVSDKLWNSLTPEQQGWVQAAADEVNKTQPAKAIELEHQSQDKLRLIGVKVVTDVDKSGFVAIADPYLDKLAKELGPHAVKVKDLIRSIN, encoded by the coding sequence ATGATTGCACGATCCTTGCTTGGGCTGGCGGCAACGGCCGCTGTTGTTTTCGTCACGAGCGCGTCGGCGCAGGAGGTGAAGCATTATCGCTTCGCCTATGACCAGCCGAAGTCTACCGGCTATGGAATCCTCGGCGACATCTTCAGCGAGAAGCTGAAGGCGCTGAGCAAAGGAACGATGCTGATCGACCAGTATCCCGGCGCGCAGCTCGGGCAAGAGCCGCAGGTGTTGCAGCTGGTCAAGGCGGGTGACCTCGAGTTCTGCATTTCCTCGTCTGCGAACGCCGCGACGCTGTCGCCGCAGGCCGGCGTGATGTCGATGCACTATTTGTTCCGCTCGGAAGACCATCTCATCAAGGCGATGGCGAATCCCGAGGTGGCAAAGGCGGTCAAAGCGATGATTGCCGAGACGGTGCAGGGCACTCACGTCATTGCGCTGGCGACGCTTGGCTTGCGCAACATGTATTCCAAGCGGGAGATCAAGAAAGTCGAAGACATGAAGGGCCTGAAAGTGCGGGTGCAGGCAACGCCGACCGAGGACACAATGTTCCCGGCGTATGGCGCACAGATCGTGCATATGCCGTTCGGAAGCGTCTATACCTCCCTGCAAACCGGCGTGGTCGATGTCGCCGAGAATGGCGTGAATGTCTACCTCGCCAACAAGCACTACGAAGTGGCGCCGGTGCTCTCGATGACCGAGCATGAGGCCAACAACAGTCTGGTCTGGGTCAGCGACAAGCTCTGGAACAGCCTCACTCCGGAGCAGCAGGGTTGGGTGCAGGCCGCCGCCGACGAGGTCAACAAGACCCAGCCGGCCAAGGCGATCGAGTTGGAGCATCAATCGCAAGACAAGCTGAGATTGATCGGCGTCAAGGTCGTCACCGACGTCGACAAGTCGGGCTTTGTTGCGATCGCCGATCCCTATCTCGACAAGCTCGCCAAGGAGCTCGGCCCGCATGCCGTCAAGGTCAAGGACCTGATCCGGTCGATTAATTAG
- a CDS encoding IlvD/Edd family dehydratase translates to MTSGLRKGLTSYGDAGFSLFLRKAFIKAMGYSVDALERPIVGITNTYSDYNPCHGNVPQIIEAAKRGVMLSGAMPFVFPTISIAESFAHPTSMYLRNLMAMDTEEMIRAQPMDSVIVIGGCDKTLPAQVMAAISADLPTVVIPVGPMVVGHHKGEVLGACTDCRRLWGKYRAGEIDDAEIEAVNGRLAPSVGTCMVMGTASTMACIIEAMGLSLPMSATIPAPHAERFRLAEASGRVAAEMAKTKGPKPSELLTPASFKNAQVVLQSIGGSTNGLIHLTAMAHRSPHRLDLGAFDQLGREVPVLVDLKPSGEHYMEHFHHAGGVPKLLAQLGDLVDLEAKTITGQTLRDVVANAEDVPGQDAIRPRTDPIKKEGGLAVLHGNLAPRGAVIKQSAASPKLLQHTGRAVVFESVEDMTLRVDDPDLDVTADDVLVLRNAGPKGAPGMPEAGYLPIPKKLARGGTKDMVRISDARMSGTAFGTIVLHIAPESAVGGPLALVKNGDMIQLDVAKRSIELLVDAAELQRRRAALKPATAPEEARRGYAWLFNETIMQADEGCDFDFMQRAGNKAEKG, encoded by the coding sequence ATGACGAGTGGCTTGCGCAAGGGTCTGACGAGCTATGGCGATGCCGGCTTCTCGCTGTTCCTGCGCAAGGCGTTCATCAAGGCCATGGGCTATTCCGTCGACGCGCTGGAGCGCCCGATCGTCGGCATCACCAACACCTACAGCGATTACAATCCCTGCCACGGCAACGTGCCGCAGATCATCGAAGCCGCCAAGCGCGGCGTGATGCTGTCGGGCGCGATGCCGTTCGTATTCCCCACCATCTCGATCGCCGAGAGCTTCGCGCATCCGACCTCGATGTATCTGCGCAATCTGATGGCGATGGACACCGAGGAGATGATCCGCGCCCAGCCGATGGATTCGGTGATCGTGATCGGCGGCTGCGACAAGACGCTGCCGGCGCAGGTGATGGCCGCAATCAGCGCCGATCTGCCGACCGTGGTGATCCCCGTGGGGCCGATGGTGGTCGGCCATCACAAGGGCGAGGTGCTGGGCGCCTGTACCGATTGCCGTCGTCTGTGGGGCAAGTATCGCGCCGGCGAGATCGACGATGCCGAGATCGAGGCAGTGAACGGCAGGCTCGCGCCGTCGGTCGGCACCTGCATGGTGATGGGCACGGCCTCGACCATGGCCTGCATAATCGAGGCCATGGGCCTGTCGCTGCCGATGAGCGCGACGATCCCGGCGCCGCATGCGGAGCGCTTTCGTCTTGCGGAAGCCAGCGGGCGGGTGGCCGCCGAGATGGCCAAGACCAAGGGGCCGAAGCCGAGCGAATTGTTGACCCCGGCGTCGTTCAAGAATGCGCAGGTCGTGCTGCAATCGATCGGCGGCTCGACCAACGGCCTGATCCATCTGACGGCGATGGCGCATCGCTCGCCGCACCGTCTCGATCTCGGCGCCTTCGATCAGCTCGGCCGCGAGGTGCCGGTGCTGGTCGATCTCAAACCGTCGGGCGAGCATTACATGGAGCATTTTCATCACGCCGGCGGCGTGCCGAAATTGCTGGCGCAGCTCGGCGATCTCGTCGATCTCGAGGCGAAGACGATCACGGGCCAGACGCTGCGCGATGTCGTCGCGAATGCGGAAGACGTCCCCGGTCAGGACGCGATCCGCCCGCGCACTGATCCGATCAAGAAGGAAGGCGGTCTCGCCGTCCTGCACGGCAATCTCGCGCCGCGCGGCGCGGTGATCAAGCAATCCGCCGCGAGCCCGAAACTGTTGCAGCACACCGGCCGCGCAGTCGTGTTCGAATCCGTCGAGGACATGACCCTGCGGGTCGACGATCCCGATCTCGACGTCACCGCCGATGACGTGCTGGTGCTGCGCAATGCCGGCCCCAAGGGCGCACCGGGCATGCCCGAGGCGGGCTATCTGCCGATCCCGAAGAAGCTCGCGCGCGGCGGCACCAAGGACATGGTGCGCATTTCCGATGCGCGCATGAGCGGCACCGCGTTCGGCACCATCGTGCTGCACATCGCGCCGGAATCCGCCGTCGGCGGACCACTGGCGCTGGTGAAGAACGGCGATATGATCCAGCTGGATGTTGCAAAACGCAGCATCGAGCTTCTGGTCGATGCGGCCGAGCTGCAGCGCCGGCGCGCCGCCTTGAAGCCTGCGACGGCGCCGGAGGAGGCGCGACGCGGCTATGCCTGGCTGTTCAACGAGACCATCATGCAGGCCGACGAGGGCTGCGACTTCGATTTCATGCAGAGAGCCGGGAACAAAGCCGAGAAGGGGTGA
- a CDS encoding GntR family transcriptional regulator — protein MSDIHTAEASIVRRDDPDDVVARLEEDIIFGRLAPGARLTEDALMSAYGTSRHFVRQALVDAERRGIVRRERNVGATVRFYSAEEVRQIYEVREMLTRQAALMIPLPAPQNLIDELTKLQSRYCAKADVRDLRGIHETNDAFHVALFAACGNPYLVRSLQDYMSLTLPMRAKNLADREGLALSRRQHELMIELLKGRDSWALAQLCVDHMQFSKKDYLARIAGEKS, from the coding sequence ATGTCCGACATTCACACCGCAGAGGCGAGCATAGTCCGGCGCGACGATCCGGACGACGTCGTCGCGCGGCTCGAGGAGGACATCATCTTCGGCCGCCTCGCGCCGGGCGCGCGCCTGACCGAAGACGCGCTGATGTCGGCTTACGGTACCTCGCGGCACTTCGTGCGCCAGGCGCTGGTGGATGCCGAGCGCCGCGGCATCGTCCGTCGCGAGAGGAATGTCGGCGCCACGGTGCGATTCTATTCGGCGGAAGAAGTCCGGCAGATCTACGAGGTGCGGGAGATGCTGACGCGGCAGGCCGCGCTGATGATCCCCCTGCCCGCACCACAAAACCTGATCGACGAGCTGACCAAGTTGCAAAGCCGCTATTGCGCCAAAGCCGACGTGCGGGACCTCCGCGGCATCCACGAGACCAACGACGCCTTCCACGTCGCGCTGTTCGCAGCCTGCGGCAATCCCTATCTGGTGCGCTCGCTCCAGGACTATATGAGCCTGACCTTGCCGATGCGCGCCAAGAACCTCGCCGACCGCGAGGGCCTCGCACTATCACGGCGCCAGCACGAGCTGATGATCGAGCTGCTGAAGGGCCGCGACAGCTGGGCGCTGGCCCAGCTGTGTGTCGATCACATGCAGTTCAGCAAGAAGGATTATCTGGCGCGGATCGCGGGCGAGAAGAGCTAG